CGAAAGCAGGGCATTGACCGGAGCTTTGACGTAGTCAGGATCGCCGCCCCACTTAATCCTGTCGGCAACCGCGAGCTTCACGCTCTCGATGTATAGATGCAGCGTCTCCGGGTGCTGGAAGATCAGGTCGGAGCCTTTAAAGCCTTCCATGAGCTTTAGCGTTTCCAGTAATTGGAATCCGGTCGAGTTAGGTGGAACCGAGAATATCTCGTAGTCTCGATAGTTGATGCTGATCGGCTCGCACCATTCAGCATCGTAAGTCGCCAGATCTTCTTCAGTGAACTGCCCACCAAGCTCCTGCGCGCCCTTAATGATTCGGCTGGCCAGCTCGCCCCTGTAGAACTCGTCCTTGCCTCCGCTCGCAATTGCCTTTAGTGATTCGGCGAGTTGAGGCTGCCTGACCCTCTCCCCCACCCTCGGGCCGCTTCCATTCTTGACCCAGATGCCTTTTGAAGGAAACATAGACAGTCTTGGGACGGAGTTCCCTATCGACTTGGCATTGAAAGGCGTTATTGGAGTCCCGTTGGCGGCGTAGCCAATAGCAGGCTCGAATAGCTGGTCACGATCGAGTCGACCGTAAGTCTCATGGAGAGTCAGCCAGCCTGCGGCATTGCCCGGGACCAGCGCCGACTTGATACCGACGTCTTTGTCATTCTCTGCGTATTCTTCTGGGTCGGCAGCCGCCGGCATCCTTCCAGAGAAGTTCAGGGCTCGGACCCGGTCTTCAGCCGCGACGTACGCGAGTGCGACACCCACACCTGCGGCGCCGGACATGAACGGCTCGCACACATTGAGGGTCGACGCGACTGCTACGGCAGCGTCAAAGGCGTTGCCCCCTGCCATCATCATTCGAACGCCTGCCAGGGACGCCAGTGGATGGGCAGAAGCCGCCATTCCATTGGTGCCTACCGCCGGAGGACGACCTGCTGGAGGTGTGACTGACAAGCTGACCATTAGGGCACTCCTGACTCGCTGTTCTTCCGACAGGGCTAAACGCTAATGTTCGCACTATGCTATGTCAAGGTCGGCTCTGTTGAGCCGTGGGGCATGAATTGGAGGGGTGCGGCCAATTGACCTACAAGTCAGGTTCCGTTATCACCAAGACCTGATCCGCGTCGACACCTTCAAGGATCTGATCCCGACCACTTGGCCAGAGCACCCTGATTTCGTCAACCGATTCTGAGTCGCCAAGCCCGAACTCAAGCTCGATGCTGTCCATCGACAGGTAGCTGGACCCGGCGCGCACCTCCTGGACTTGCGTGTGAACTCCAGTCGTTAGGTAGACTCTCGCTCCCACCGCATCGGAGTTGCTGCCGGTGCCGTCTATACTCATTCGTCCCTTCAGATGTAGCGATATCCAGTGGTTATCCCCACCACCGTTCATCCATACAAACACGGGCCCCAGTTTTGGCTCCCATGAGCTTGTGAGACTGTCCCAAACGGGACCGCTGCTGTTCGTTCCCACGAGGTCGAGGTATCCGTCTCCGTTCAGGTCGGCATGTGCAAGCGCCTTGCCATTGAGGTGGAACCTGCTGCTGATTCTCTGGCGGTCAGGGTTGAATGAAGGATCGTCCGCGTCGAGGACCGAATAGTCCACATCCAAAATGTCTAACATCTGTGCGCGAACAGTTATGTCCTCAAAGCTCCCCTTCCCATCTCCCCTAAGCATGCGTCCTGCCGCTGGAAAGCTGCTCTTGCCCGGTGGCCCTTCAGAGCCCAGCCAGTAGACGTCCTGATCTCCATCGTTATCGTAGTCGAAGAAGGTAGCTCCGTAGCCGAAGTCGTAGGCTGACAACCCGGTCGGCTGTTCCCAATCCGGGTGTATCCTCTTACTGTCGAGTGATCTTGGGGGCATCAGCGGACTCGGTGCGACGCTGGTCTGGGGGGCCACATCCACGAATCCGCCGATGAGACCCACACCCTCCACTTGACTGGAGCCATCGTTTCTCAGCAAATAGTGGAGACACGTGCCCCAGTCAAATCGCTCTGTGTATCTACAGTCACCGCCGGGTTCCTCCTGAGGCTCAAACAGCCGCAGGTGAGAGCCAGCGTTGGTCACGAACAGGTCTAAGTCCTGATCCCCGTCGTAGTCGCCTACTGCAAAACCCATCCAATTGCCTGACTTATCAACGCCCATTGCCTCAGCCACGGGTGTGAACTTCACGTGACCTGGGGTGGAGTCGTTTCGGAAGACATAAGGGCGATGGCCGTCATTAGCGACCCACAGGTCTGGGTCCCGGTCATCATCGTGGTCGAAGAACAGCACCGCGTGCGTTCGTCCGGACGGGTCAGCTACTCGATTTCCCTGGGCATCCAGGAGGCTGGGGTCGTATCCCTCGTACTGTAGCCCGGTATCCGGGTCGGTGTAGTAAATAGGTCTACCGTCAGGGTCCCGTAGCATGATTGGACCGCCATCCACACCTGCATCCTTCGCAATCTCATCAAACGTGAGGTCGCGATTGTTTAGGTACAGCACATTGTAGTGGCCAGCATGGGATGCCTGATCAAACATAAACCAGTCTTCATCAACGGCATTTCCGACGTAGATGTCCAGCCAGCCATCGCCATTTACGTCGGCGCAGGCGGCACTCGATGCTGAGCGGAGATTTACTTCTCCACCCAACGCAGACGCCGTGATGTCCTTGAACGCTCCGTCCCCCTCGTTCACCAGCAATCGATCACCGATTACCCCCTGAAGGTGCCGCGAGTCGGTGTCTGCACCCTCTGCCGATCGGAAGTCTAGGCCATCGCCAATGATCCCCCTGGCTCCAACGTACAGGTCTTTGTACCCGTCGTTGTTCAGGTCGCACGCAATCGCTCCACTGCTGTTCTGGATGGTGAGGTCGACGCCAGCATCTCCTGAAACGTCTTTGAACGTTCCATCTCCCTGGTTGTCGTACAGGAAGTTCGAGTGATCAGCATGCTGGGTAACATAGAGGTCCTGGTCACCGTCGTTGTCATAGTCGAAAACAACGGCCGAGGGGCGATAGTTGGAGACCTCGAAGCCATCCTTTAGAGCGAGAGGAGCAACATTAGTAAAGGGCGTGATGTCTGAAGCGGCAGTAGCCTCTTCCACAGCAGCGGGCACCTGGGTATCGGGGACCGGAGTCGAAACGGCGACCTGGGGCACTGGAGTCGAGGCGACACTCGCCACGCTTGGACTCGATACCGGAACTGCAACAGGCTGAGGCGCGTCATCAGAGCATGCAAAGACGAAGATCCCAACGGCAATCGTCAGTACTGCGGTCAGGATCCTCAAGTTGCCTCCCAGAATAGCCCCAACTTCAGATGTAGGACTGGCGTCCAGAGTCAGAGTTTGGCGAGCACCTGGAGACATTGGATCTAGGAACCTTCTGCAATTCCGGCGGTCATATCTGCCGGAGCCGTGGGTCCAGCTTATCTCTCAACCAGTCGCCGAAGAAGTTCATCGAAAATACGATCAGTAGAATCGCGCATCCCGGGAAGAATGAAATCCACCAGTCAGTGGCGACGTACTGTCTCCCCTCCGACACCATGCTGCCCCACGAAGGCTGCGGAGGTGGAATGCCAACGCCGAGGAAGCTGAGCACTGACTCCGTTAGAATCAGTGAGCCTACCTGTAGAGACGATAGCACCATGACCGTGTTAACAACCCCGGGCAAAATGTGCTTGAGCGCTATTCTGAGCCCTGACGCCCCTGCGACCCTTGCCAAGGCGACGTAGTCCGTAGTCTTTAGTTGAAGAGTTTCAGCTCGTACCTGTCTTGCGAAGGGCGCCCAGGTAAACAGGGCCAGCAGTATGATCACAAGCTCCAGACTCGGGCCCCAGACCACTGAGGCCACCAGGGCCACAACGATGAATGGCAATGCGAATACGAAGTCCACAAGCCTCATCAGCGCCTCGTCTACCAAGCCTCCAAGGTAGCCTGAAACAAGTCCCACTACGGTCCCAAGGGCAGCCCCGGCTACAAGCACAACAGAGGCTACTAACAGGGATATGCGTGCACCAAATATCATTCTGCTGAGAACGTCACGCCCTATGTGGTCAGTTCCCAACAGGAACTTCGACGAGCCCTCCTCATCCCAGACAGGAGGAACTCTGACGTCAACCAAGTCCCCTTCCAGCGGATCGTGCGGGGATACGAGCTCTGCGAAAACTGCGACAAATACCAGGATCAGGACGATAGCCACAGGGATTACGGGCCAACGCCTGAACGCCTGGAACATCGTCACAAGTCGATTAGTTGAAGGTGCGAACTCGCGTGAGATGGCCCCAGCATCCGACCCGGCGCTATTCATAGCGAATTCTCGGATCGAGCACACCGTAGAGTACGTCGGCGACCAGGCTGGCAGCAAGGAACATCATACCGAACACAAGAGCCAGGCCAGTTACCAGCGGGAAGTCCGTGTTGAGAGCCGCATTTACTGCAAGCCTTCCAATGCCCGGCCAGGCAAACACGGTCTCCACAACCACAGTGCCGGTCATGAAACCGGCGAGGAGTATCATGGCGTATGTGACGGGTGCGATCAGAGCGTTCCTGAACGCATGTTTCCACACGATTGTGCCAAAGCTTACACCTTTCGCTCTCGCCAACTTGACGAACTCGCTGTCAAGTACCTCAAGCATCGACGACCTGGTAAGACGAAGAAGTCCAGCGGCCGGCAGCCAGCCCAGTGTCGCAACAGGGAGGACGTAGTGTTGCCAGTCGCCCCGTCGAGAAGTGGGGAGCCAGTCCAGTTGAACGCTGAATATGATAACCAGCACGATTGCTATCCAGAACGGCGGGACCGACTGTCCAAGCAGAGCGAAACTGCGTCCGGCATAGTCCCAGGCCGTGCTTCGCTTGACTGCAGAAAGTACACCTAGCGGGATCCCCAGGACCATAGCTGTCATAAAGGAAATTCCCGATAGTTGCAGTGTCGCCGGCAGAGACTCAAGAATCATGTCGAGCGAATTCCGCTGGTAGTACACGGAGGTCCCAAAGTCTCCGCGTACCGCCTTGGCGACCCAGATTATGTACTGAACAACCAGGGGCTTATCCAGGCCCATCGCCTTCCCCTGGGCCTCCCAAGCCTCGGAAGTGGTCCTGGTGTACTGCGTCATGTACAGGTACCGCGGGTCTCCCGTGGCATGGGACAACGAAAATACAAGTATGGTCAGTCCAAACAGAACGACCACTATCGCGGCAAATTTTCGAAGGATTAATCTTCGCATAGTCGGGTGCCGTAGGCTCCCCTCAGCTATTGGCAGTCAGGCAGCGACCAAGGGAGAGGCCGCTGCCTGAAGTCTGTGTCAATTCTATCGCTGAGGCCGAAGCCTACTTGTCGATGACTACCGTAGCGGGATTATTGAAGCTGCTTCCCCAGTAAGGGTGCCACTCCTTGATCGTCGGCAGTTTCACCCAGAAACTCTTGACCGTCACTACCCCGGCATTTATATGCCAATACGACATATAGTTCTGGAAGTGGATGCTGTTCTCGATCCTCTTCTCCAGATTTGGCTCAATGTCGTTCTCGTAGTTCACATCGCAGATTACCGCCGGCAGCTCAGCGCCACCTAGGTGTCCTGGAGTAGGACAGAAGAACGGAGCCTTGGTCCCTCCTGGAGGCATGCCCCAGCCGTGCAACCACGGAACGTCCATTTCTTTCGTGACTGTCTCAGGTCTTCTGGAGGCGTAAGGTGATTTGTCCACCGTGACATCCAGGTTGAGGTTCTCTCGCCACATCTCGCCCACGGCATCCGCCACTTCTGGGTCCCATGTGTTTGGAACGCTTTCCGTAGCCCAGAAGACGACCGGGAAGCCATTAGGGAATCCGGCCTCTGCGAGGTATTCCTTTGCCATGGCAGGATCGAATGGGACTGTCCAATCTTCCTGGAAGTTCTCATCCCCTGGTGGGAACTGCGTGTGCATAGCCGTGTACGCTACATCACTGAAGCCGTCCATAACGTTGTCAACGATAGCCTGGCGGTCGATGGCCATAGACATTGCCCAGCGAACTTTCCTGGGCCCTTCCATTTCAGGGCAGACTGAGCCCGCAGGCGGAGGCAAGGCCGAGAACAGCGCATCATAGTCGCAGCCCTCGCCATACGGGTTACCAATCCAGGGATGCTCTTCGTCGGGAAGGAATCCAGGCCTCGGATTGGCAATCAGGTCAGGTTCTTCACATTCAGGGCATACCTTTGCCCAATAGTTGCCCGAGAAGTAGATCGTATTCGGGTTGGGCAAGCCCATGGGCACCGCAATACCGCTGGTGTCATCGACTATCCCGGCTACTTTCTTCACTGAGATCTTCGTGATGTCAACTTCGCCGGTGCGGATCGCGGCTTCACGAGTCGCATCTTCCGGCATCTCGTATATGTTCAATGTCTTGACGTTGGGGACTATCCGCCAGTGGTCGACGAGCGCCTCTGCCTGAATCTCGTCGTTCCCAACCCACCGGTTGGCCTTAAACGGGCCTGTCCCAATCGGAGTCGTAATAAAGTCAGCCTCACCCATTTCCTCGAAGCAGTGCTTGCAGGTGATTCCGAACGTGGAGTCCCAGCCAAGTCCACCGTGGAGAACGCCCCAGGTCGGGCTGAATTCGCCAGGAACGACATTCATCTGCGCGGTGAACTCGTCTATGACTTCCCAACCTGCTCTGTGTCCAGGCGAGAGCTGCTCGCCTGCATTGCTGACCGAACCCGTCTTGAAAGCGTTGTTGAAAGTGAAAACGACGTCCTCAGCCTTTAGTTCGCCCCAGTCGTCGTGCCACATGATTCCGCGTCGAATGGTCAGCGTTGCGCTGTTCATATCGTCAGCGATCGTCCATGACTCGGCAATCTCCGGCTCATGAATCTCCTGTGAAGGGATCGTTCCCGGCTCAGTGAACTGGGCCCTGAAGATTCCCTCAAAGATCTGGAAGTCCGTACCGGGTCCGCCAACGGTTCCGTTTGCGTCTTTCTCTTGTAGCTGCACCAGTGGGTGCAGTAGCGGGACACCGACGTAGAGTTCACCCTTCGGTTCCTTGTCCATGGCCTGTGGCGGAGCCGGAGCAGGCACTGCCGTGGCAGCAGGAGCGGGAGCCGCAGGTGCCGAGGTCGGAGCCGGCGCGGCAGGGGCCGCTGGGGCCGCCGGTTCGGCCTCTTCTTCGCTGCTACAGGCGATCACCATCAGAACGGCGATTGCGCCGAGAACCAGTACACACAGAGGCACTGAAAATGCCCTGCGTCTGAAGTAACCCATTAAAGCCTCCCAAAGGTGCTATGTGTCGCTCGAATCCGTATGGTCGAATTCCCGCTCTATGAGGGTGAGCAGACAACTACAGCGGAACTTAAATAGTGTCCGCATTGGGTGCAAAAATACGTCGGCACTGGATATATGTCAAGTTTCCGCACTGGCTCTCTACCGGAGCACGTTTACGTTCCCTTATTGCCCGCAAAACAGTCTAATCGTTACAATGTGGAGCGTTGGCGGTAGTCGGGGCGTAGCGCAGTCGGTAGCGCGCCACGTTCGGGACGTGGAGGTCGCTGGTTCAAGTCCAGTCGCCCCGACCAGGCGGGTCCGGTCATCTTGAGCCCGCGCTCTGCTTCGGGTCGCACTGTCATCGGAATGGCCGGTGCCAGTGGATTATCTCGGGGAGACGATCTACTTGAACGGCGATGACGGCCGCGTCGGCATCCTGATGGGTGGCGGCCCAGCTCCGGGCATCAATAGCGCAATCAGCGCCGCTACCATAGAGGCGGTCAACCAGGGTTACGAGGTAGTCGGTATACTGGACGGCTTCTCTCACCTGATGGAGGGCCGCACCGACATGGTAGTTCCTCTCAGTATCGTCGATGTCGCTCAGATCCATCATCGCGGTGGCTCGATAATCCGCACTTCCCGTGCCAACCCTACACGCAGACCCGAACACCTCGAAAACACCGTGAGCGCTCTTCAGCGTCTGGGAGTCTCCTACCTGGTTACCATTGGAGGCGACGACACCGCCTTCAGCGCGTCAGAGGTCTCCAGTCATGCTGGCAACCGCATCAGAGTTGCCCACATTCCTAAGACAATCGATAACGACCTGCCGCTGCCCGGTAACATGCCTACCTTCGGCTACGAGACGGCCCGACATCTGGGAACTGAGATCGTCCGTAACCTGATTGAAGATTTCAGGACCACCAACCGGTGGTATCTCGTGACCGCAATGGGACGCGCCGCCGGCCACCTCGCGCTCGGCATCGGCAAGGCGGCTGCCGCCACGCTAACCATAATTCCGGAGGAGTTCCCCGGAGACCGCATCAGACTGAGCCAGGTGTGCGACATCCTGGAGACAGCCATCTTCAAGCGTAGGGTCATGGGGAAGAGCCGGGGGCTCGCGGTGATTGCAGAGGGCGTGGCCGAGAGATTCGATCCTGAAGAGTTGGCGAGCATTCCAGGTGTGGAAGTATCCAGAGATCAGCACGGCCACCTGAGGCTTGGCGACATCCAGTTGGAAAAGGCGCTCCGACGGGAGATTCAGACGCGATTCGCTGTACGCGGGGAGAACCTCCAGATTGTGGACAGCAATGTTGGATACGAACTGAGATCGTACCCACCTATTCCGTTTGACATCGACTACACTCGCAGCCTTGGCTATGGTGCCGCAAGATTCCTGCTCGGTAGTGCAGAACAGTCTCCCGATACTACTGGAGGACTGATCTGCCAGGTAAACGGGAAGATTGAAGTCCTCCCATTCAGCCAGCTCAGGGACCCATCCACCGGACGAACGAAGGTGCGGACTGTAGACATTCACGGCGATGGCTACCGGATAGCACGCAAGTACATGATCAGGTTGGAAAAGTCAGACCTGAAGGATCCCAACATGTGTCGCAAACTGGCCGATCAGGTAGGCATGACGCCCGACGCCTTCGTCCAGAGGTATGGCGGTGTGGTAGAGTTGGCCGGCGCCAATTAGTTTCACAGGATATGAGGGATGACCGCTGAAACGCTAGTCCGGACCGCCCAGACGCTTGTTGCCCCTGGAAAGGGAATTCTCGCTGCTGACGAGAGTACACGCACCATAGGCTCCAGATTTGTCCAGCTTGGCATAGAGAACACCGAGGTCAACCGTAGAGACTATCGTGAGATGCTCTTTACAACTGTGGGTATCGACGATCATATCAGTGGTGTGATTCTCTACGATGAAACACTTCGGCAGAATGGCGCGAGCGGTACATCCATCGTTGAGATGCTCTCGCGACGAGGAATACTGGCAGGCATAAAGGTCGATACCGGTGCCAAGGATCTTGCAAATGCACCGAAGGAAATGGTCACCGAAGGGCTCGACGGGCTTCGTGACCGGCTCAGTGAGTACAGGGAAGTAGGCGCGAGATTCACCAAGTGGCGGGCAGTCATCAATGTCGGCCCTACAATCCCCACCGACTACTGCATAGAGGTCAACGCGCATGCGCTTGCCAGATATGCTGCCCTGGCGCAGGAGGCTGGCCTTGTGCCGATAGTCGAGCCGGAGGTCATGATGGCCGGCACTCACGACATTGACCGGTGCCAGGAAGTGACAGAGTTAGCCCTTCAACGCACGTACGCCCATCTGCTGTCGCAGCGTGTGCTACTAGAGGGCACGCTCCTGAAGCCGAATATGGTGGTGTCCGGCAAAGATTCATCAAACAGGGCTGGCGTCCAGGAGGTCGCACTCAGGACCGTTGAGACCCTGATGAGGTCCGTACCGGCTGCCGTACCTGGAATCATGTTCCTGTCCGGCGGGCAGGGAGATGAGGAAGCCACCAGTAACCTTAACGCTATCGTGCTCAGAGGCCGAGAAGTGGGTGTTCCGTGGGAGCTTAGCTTCTCGTTTGCACGGGGCCTTCATTCAGCCTCCTTGCGAGAGTGGGCTGGCGATGTCGCGAATGTCGTGAAGGCCCAGACAACTTTCCAGACACGGGCGCGCCTCACTGCCGCCGCCCGGCGGGGAGAACTGTCCGCTCAGTCGGTCGCATCCTAGTACCAGACTGAAGCAATTACCGCGGGACCGTCTCTAGGGGACGTCCATTGTCCTGAGCCGCCATACTGTCAGCAGCCAGAAGGCAACGGCCACCAACGCAGCTCCAATGAGCGCCACCGGCATGTCGATAGTCTGCTCTGCCACCGCCTCAAGTGCACTGTCGCTAAGCCCATACATGACAGAGAGGGCGTAGGCGCTCACACTCAGGTACTTCACCCCAGGGACCAAGGCACTGATGACACCCTCCCACAGGAAGACGTAGACAATCGCAAAGGCTAGTGCTCTCGTTGTTATGAGTCCTGCCCAAGTGAAGACTGCTGCGTAGGCTGCGGCTCCGACAATTGTACCCGCACACACGGCGGCTACCGTGGTCACATCGCCATCCATGCCGACGTAGATAGTGACAGCGGCGCTCACTACTACCAGCGGCGCTCCGATCAGAACCGGCGCAGCCAATTTGGAGAGCGCGATCTTCCACCTCGCCGCGGGTGTCATGATGATGAAACTCAGAGTCCTGTCCTCTAGGTCGTTTCCGAAGACGGTGGTGGAGAACGAGATCATCACGATCGGAAGTACGACACCGACAATCAGGGCGTTTACTATGGCATTTACGAAATCCCCAGGATCCCCGTCCCCATCGGAGGCCGTGAGACGCAGCAGCACCGTCAATGCAACTGGGAGCAGCACGAGCAGTAGGACGATAAGTAGACGCCGAACCCCGGTTATCTGCCTGAGGGACAGCCCAAAAACGGGTCCCATCTAACGTTCCACCATGTACTCGAAGAGGCTCTCCAGCGACTCGTCCAGCGGCTCTACTCTCGTCAGGCGAATGCCTCTCTCCTGGGCTAGCTTGGGAATAGAAGTCTGAAGAGCCGCCACGTTACGACTGTGGACAATAAGAGAACGGTCGTCGGAAAAGGCAACAGAGTCCACGGTGTTCATGCCAATGATCGCAGAGGCCATCTCGTTGGGACGATCGACTACTACTCGGAGCTGGTACGCGTGTTCATCCAACCTCGCCCTGATCGCGCGAAAGTCTCCCGATGCCGCGAGCTTTCCGCTGAGCATGAGTAGGATCCTTCCAGCGAGAGTCTCTACTTCCTCTAGGATGTGGGACGAGATCAGAATGGTCTTGCCATCAGATGCCAGTCGTTCCATGGAGTCCTGGAACTCGATGCGCTGACGCGGGTCCGTGCCATTGAGTGGCTCATCCAGGATGATCACTTCCGGGTCGTGGACCAGCGCGGCCGCCAGCCGCATTCGCTGTCTCATGCCCCTGGAGTAGCCGCCCATAGACCTGTTCTGGACGTCCTGAAGTCCGACCATCTCCACTGCTCTATCGACGGCATTTGATACGTCGGCTACCTCGTGAAGCTTGGCCGATGTTTCAACGAACTGGCGACCGGTCAGAAAAGGATAGATTGACTCGTGCTCGGGCATGAACCCTACGCGCCGATAGAGTCCCGGGTTGTCCCTTACCGGCTGATCCAGGACGTTGACAGCACCTCTCGAACATGCGCTCAGGCCAGCGACCAAGTACAGAAGTGTCGTTTTTCCCGCTCCGTTCGGTCCGAGCAACCCAGTGATGCCGGGATATACCTCTAGAGAGACATCGTTCACGGCAACAACATTGCCATACCACTTCGACACTTCAGATACCTCAATTGAGGCCCTGAGTGAATTCAGCGCTCCTTCTTGCATCAAGTCACTAGCCTTCTATAGCGGCTCCACAGAACTGCTGCCGGGACCGAGACTATGACGATCCACCACACCACCGCTACAGAGGGCGGCAACGGGATTAGTTCTGTCTCAGGAGTTAACTCCTCTTCATACTCGCCAAAAATCAGGTCACTAATCTGCAGCGGAATGCCTCCAAAGTCGAGCAGTCGTGCCCACCTTCCCACGATTCCGAGCTCGGGTTCGCAACCAGTGTTTGAATTGTCGAGTCCTGCGAGGCCGCCGCTCCCAAACGTCACGGCAAGGCTAGCCCCAGACGTGGAATCAGAGTTCGCCTGCCGGCCCGATGTGCTCTGTTCCACATCGGGTGAAGTTACACAGTCGATCTCACTAAGCGCAGCTACCACAACCGTGGTAACCACGAACAGACCTATCACCGCCAGCGAAGCGTAGGCTCGCCTCGTTGTAAGTGACGCAGCCGCGAGAGGTATAGTCGTGGTCACAGCAGCGATAGCCAGTCCAGCCAGTAGGAATCTCGGAACGTGCGCCCAGTTCTCTCGAACATATGCAAAGGGCTCTTCTGAACCCATTGCCAGCCCGGTGAGGAGCACCACCTGTCCTGCGTATATGAAAACGAGGCTGACCGCAAAGAAAGACAGCCATCTGCTTGCCACATAGTCATTCGACGACAGCGGACGCACCAGGTACAGGTTAATCACGCCACTCTTACGGTCTGAACAGAGGAGTTCAGGGGCGATGATTGCAGCAAAAATCAGTAGAATCGGCGAGACAATCGCATAGTAGTCCTGAGGTCCAGGGAGGTCCAGCACATCGGCAAACACCTCTCCCAGCAGTCCTGCCATGATGGACAGAATCGCAGCCGGGGCCATGACCGCCACGAGGAAGAGCACTGGCAAGACCTTGGCCCACGCGCCTCGGCCTAGTCCAAAACAAGTCCGAACGCCGTTCACGAAGAGTGCTCTGCGCGCCCGAGTTCTTCCTTCTCTGGGACCGTCATAGTGGCGATATCCGAGGTCGAAAACCTGGCCCTCGGGAGTACTCATTCCGACCCATCTCTGAATATGTCGGACAGACGGCGGCGGCGCGGACCCAGTCTCCTGAGCCTCGATCCTGCTTCTACAAGGGCATCCCTGATCTGATCGTATTCGGAATCACCCACGCCCTCCACAGCAACGGAGACACCGTCCACAGACGCTTCCAGTCCACGTGCCGACAGCGTTGCAATAAGCGATTGCACATCGTCGTAAACGTCAATGTAGACAGTCTCTGACTCTGCGGTGAATCCAGAGACATCGCCAGCCGCAGTGACTTCCCCGCCCTCCAGCACGATGATGCGGTCGCACGTTGTCTCGACATCTCCCATGAGGTGAGTGGAGAGCATGATGCTGATTCCGAATTCCTTGCCAGTCCGCCGGATCAGCGCCAGCATCTCCTCACGTCCCACGGGGTCCAGTCCAGCCGTTGGTTCATCCAGAAAGACCATCTCGGGATCATGTACAAGAGCCTGCGCGAGCTTAACTCTCTGCTTCATGCCAGTGGAGTATTCCCCCATGGAACGGTACCGCTCTTCGTCGAGACCAACGTGTCTGAGGATGTCTGCAGTCCGGCTGCGCGCGGCACCAGTCGGGAGTCCACTGATCTGCGCCATATGTGCCAGGAACTCGGTGGCTGTCAGCGGCAATGGAAGACATTCATGCTCTGGCATGTATCCAAGGTGGGTACGCGCCATTACATTCTCGTAAGGCTTCTCCCCCATGACGGTTGCAGAACCCGACGTCGGGATAAGCAGGCCGAGGAATAGCTTCATGGCCGTACTCTTGCCCGCTCCGTTCGGACCAAGAAGCCCAGTGATGCCACTTTCAACGGTGAAGTTCACACTGTCGAGGGCAAGTGTTGAACCGTAGCGCTTGGTGAGGTCAGTGGCTTC
This region of Dehalococcoidia bacterium genomic DNA includes:
- a CDS encoding ABC transporter ATP-binding protein, coding for MPPLLEATDLTKRYGSTLALDSVNFTVESGITGLLGPNGAGKSTAMKLFLGLLIPTSGSATVMGEKPYENVMARTHLGYMPEHECLPLPLTATEFLAHMAQISGLPTGAARSRTADILRHVGLDEERYRSMGEYSTGMKQRVKLAQALVHDPEMVFLDEPTAGLDPVGREEMLALIRRTGKEFGISIMLSTHLMGDVETTCDRIIVLEGGEVTAAGDVSGFTAESETVYIDVYDDVQSLIATLSARGLEASVDGVSVAVEGVGDSEYDQIRDALVEAGSRLRRLGPRRRRLSDIFRDGSE